One window from the genome of Salisaeta longa DSM 21114 encodes:
- a CDS encoding PorV/PorQ family protein: MISFRSVCLWAAGAAFVLLGLVPPAAAQAVGPGAFARLGFGARGMALGNAQTADVSGDVSAYYNPALAAYATGQHVQLSAALMTFDRSLQFAAFQTPLGPTAGLEVGVIHAGVSTIDARNADGFRTGTLSTDEYNLFLAFGNRFSEQFAAGVALNLYQANYYDVTDASVGFGVDLGATYRATPQLTVALAANDILATYNWDTGAVGGQSSSDRFPVRVRVGSHYTIADGRFRVMAEYETRIVERERRVRVVRQGGGRLVNQFTTETVRRYDQRARLGVAYRPLQKMTLRAGADRISDDGMDGMRPTAGFGIRHTLGTLKLRVGYAFMLEPFVRDPLHVLTVNLFL; the protein is encoded by the coding sequence ATGATTTCTTTTCGTTCTGTTTGCCTATGGGCCGCCGGCGCTGCGTTTGTGCTGCTGGGCCTCGTTCCGCCGGCCGCTGCCCAAGCGGTGGGGCCTGGGGCCTTTGCGCGCCTCGGCTTTGGGGCGCGGGGCATGGCACTGGGCAATGCGCAAACGGCCGACGTGTCGGGCGACGTGAGCGCGTACTACAACCCGGCGCTGGCCGCCTACGCAACGGGCCAGCACGTGCAGCTCTCGGCGGCGCTCATGACGTTCGATCGGTCGTTGCAGTTTGCTGCCTTTCAGACGCCGCTGGGGCCCACGGCGGGCCTCGAAGTGGGCGTCATTCACGCAGGCGTGAGCACCATCGACGCCCGCAACGCCGATGGCTTTCGTACCGGCACCCTCTCAACCGACGAGTACAACCTCTTCTTGGCGTTTGGCAATCGCTTTAGCGAACAGTTCGCCGCGGGCGTCGCGTTGAATCTCTACCAAGCCAACTACTACGATGTCACCGATGCCTCTGTTGGGTTTGGCGTTGACCTGGGGGCCACGTACCGCGCCACCCCGCAACTAACGGTAGCCCTGGCCGCAAACGACATTTTGGCGACGTACAACTGGGACACCGGCGCGGTGGGCGGCCAAAGCAGCTCCGACCGTTTTCCGGTGCGGGTGCGCGTGGGTAGCCATTACACGATAGCCGACGGCCGCTTCCGCGTGATGGCTGAATACGAAACGCGGATCGTAGAGCGCGAGCGCCGTGTACGTGTGGTGCGGCAGGGCGGCGGCCGCCTCGTCAACCAATTTACCACCGAGACGGTGCGGCGCTACGACCAGCGTGCGCGCCTGGGCGTGGCGTACCGCCCGCTACAGAAGATGACGCTGCGGGCCGGCGCCGATCGCATCAGCGACGATGGCATGGACGGGATGCGGCCCACGGCGGGCTTTGGCATTCGCCACACCCTGGGGACGCTCAAGCTGCGCGTCGGCTACGCGTTTATGCTTGAACCGTTTGTGCGCGACCCGCTGCACGTGCTCACCGTCAACCTCTTTTTATAG
- the def gene encoding peptide deformylase, whose translation MILPIYAYGHDALRAETHPVTEDSDALQQLIDDMIETMHAAAGIGLAAPQVGRTERLFVVDVSALADDFDEPLPPQPMVCINPKIVDESEATVEYEEGCLSIPEIREAVTRPEQVRLQYLDRSFAPQEYAVGEFLARVIQHEYDHLEGVLFTDYLSSFRKRLLKRRLRRIAEGDVDAGYPLVARDGSTVEPASQL comes from the coding sequence ATGATTCTTCCCATTTACGCCTACGGCCACGACGCGCTGCGGGCCGAAACGCACCCGGTGACCGAAGACTCCGACGCGTTGCAGCAGCTCATTGATGACATGATTGAGACGATGCACGCCGCGGCGGGGATTGGGCTGGCCGCCCCGCAGGTGGGCCGCACCGAGCGCCTCTTTGTGGTCGACGTTTCGGCCCTGGCGGATGACTTCGACGAGCCGTTGCCGCCCCAGCCGATGGTCTGCATCAACCCCAAGATTGTGGATGAGAGTGAGGCGACGGTTGAGTACGAAGAAGGCTGCCTGTCGATTCCGGAGATCCGTGAAGCGGTGACGCGCCCCGAGCAGGTGCGCCTGCAATACCTCGACCGCTCGTTTGCGCCGCAGGAGTACGCCGTCGGCGAGTTTCTGGCGCGCGTCATTCAGCACGAGTACGACCACCTGGAGGGCGTGCTGTTTACCGACTACCTCAGCAGCTTTCGCAAGCGATTGCTCAAGCGCCGCCTGCGCCGCATCGCCGAAGGCGACGTCGACGCCGGGTACCCCCTCGTCGCCCGCGATGGCTCGACCGTCGAACCCGCCTCGCAGCTATAA
- a CDS encoding SLC13 family permease: protein MILSFLVASSTVVFTMDMLVVFGIIGCALLLFITEVLPLDVSAIAVMVLVMVLEPWTGVSPSDAVSGFSSAATLTVLAMFIISEGVRRTGLLQSIGNRIVAWAGGRSFRAYGALVGVSGTTAGFINNTPVVAMMIPMVMSIARRTNTSPSKLLMPVSFAAMMGGMLTLIGTSTNILASDVSARLLGHPFSMFEFTSLGALVLVAGTIYLLTLGRALLPVRVKPQDDLTEEFALSNYLAEVTVHADSPLIGKVVETTMAALHVDVDVVHLVRDGNVFPAPIGNKQFRAGDTLLLRTGREELLQLMSTQGLEPAGSSTITEEDFDVPGESLVEVVLLSENPLVGETLRSIRFAQRYDALVLAIRRRGEVLNNHLDSIPLQGGDTLLVQAASASLQRLNNNRSFVVVQQQEAPEYRTEKLPIALAILAGVVGLAAFEVVPILESALAGIVAMVVTGCVQPNEMYRSVDWSVIFLLAGLIPLGMALERSGAAAYMAHYLASSVDGLPVVLILFLFYLFTAVITEVLSNNASVVLMIPIAIESAQLVGGDPFSFVLVVTFAASTALMTPVGYQTNLMVYGPGGYRFTDFFRVGAPLQLILAVVTCGGIWALWGV from the coding sequence ATGATTCTTTCATTTCTGGTTGCGTCGTCTACCGTCGTATTCACCATGGATATGCTGGTGGTTTTCGGCATCATCGGGTGCGCGCTTCTCTTGTTTATCACCGAAGTGTTGCCGCTCGACGTGTCGGCCATTGCCGTGATGGTGTTGGTGATGGTGCTGGAGCCGTGGACGGGCGTGTCGCCGAGCGACGCGGTATCGGGCTTTTCGAGCGCGGCCACGCTCACGGTGCTCGCCATGTTCATCATAAGCGAGGGCGTGCGGCGTACCGGACTGCTGCAATCCATTGGCAACCGGATCGTGGCGTGGGCCGGCGGCCGATCCTTTCGGGCCTACGGGGCCTTGGTGGGCGTTTCGGGCACCACCGCCGGATTCATTAACAACACGCCCGTGGTGGCCATGATGATACCCATGGTGATGAGCATCGCGCGGCGCACCAACACGTCGCCCTCGAAGTTGCTCATGCCTGTGTCCTTTGCGGCCATGATGGGCGGCATGCTCACGCTCATCGGCACGTCAACAAACATTTTGGCGAGCGACGTGAGCGCCCGGCTGTTGGGCCACCCTTTTTCCATGTTTGAGTTCACAAGTCTGGGGGCCCTCGTACTTGTGGCGGGCACCATTTACTTGCTCACCCTGGGGCGCGCGCTGCTTCCGGTGCGCGTGAAGCCGCAGGACGACCTGACGGAGGAGTTTGCCCTGAGCAACTACCTCGCCGAGGTGACGGTGCACGCCGATTCGCCGCTCATTGGAAAGGTGGTCGAGACCACGATGGCTGCCCTCCACGTTGATGTTGACGTGGTGCATCTGGTGCGCGACGGGAACGTCTTTCCGGCGCCCATTGGCAACAAGCAGTTTCGGGCGGGCGACACGCTGCTGCTGCGCACCGGCCGCGAAGAGCTGCTTCAGCTCATGAGCACCCAGGGATTGGAGCCGGCCGGGTCGAGCACCATCACCGAAGAAGACTTTGACGTACCGGGCGAGTCGCTAGTCGAGGTGGTGCTGCTTTCGGAAAATCCGTTGGTTGGCGAGACGCTTCGCTCCATCCGCTTTGCGCAGCGCTACGATGCGCTCGTGCTGGCAATTCGCCGGCGGGGCGAGGTCCTAAACAACCATCTGGATAGCATTCCGCTGCAGGGCGGCGATACGCTGCTCGTGCAGGCCGCCTCGGCCTCGTTGCAGCGCTTGAACAACAACCGCTCGTTTGTGGTGGTGCAGCAGCAAGAGGCGCCGGAATACCGCACGGAGAAGCTGCCCATTGCGCTGGCCATTCTGGCCGGCGTGGTGGGATTGGCCGCGTTTGAGGTGGTGCCCATTTTGGAATCGGCGCTGGCCGGCATTGTGGCTATGGTGGTGACCGGCTGCGTGCAGCCCAACGAGATGTACCGATCCGTTGACTGGAGCGTCATCTTTTTGCTGGCGGGGCTCATTCCACTGGGCATGGCCCTCGAGCGCTCGGGGGCCGCGGCCTACATGGCGCACTACTTGGCGAGCAGCGTGGACGGGTTGCCCGTGGTGCTCATTTTGTTTCTGTTTTACCTGTTTACGGCCGTAATCACCGAGGTGCTGAGTAACAACGCGAGCGTCGTGCTCATGATACCCATCGCGATTGAGTCGGCCCAGCTGGTGGGCGGCGATCCGTTCTCGTTCGTGCTTGTCGTTACCTTTGCCGCAAGCACGGCGCTTATGACGCCCGTGGGCTACCAAACGAATCTGATGGTGTACGGCCCCGGCGGCTACCGGTTTACCGACTTCTTTCGCGTGGGCGCGCCGCTGCAGCTCATTCTGGCTGTTGTAACGTGCGGCGGCATCTGGGCGCTTTGGGGCGTGTAG
- a CDS encoding cell division protein ZapA produces the protein MSEDAASKSVRVQILGREYALRVSAEDEEHTHRVARVVHERMKAFRAAHPEQDELTTAVITALGLADELHTVNEQRDQEAEQAAAALHKLTEQLAEAVADAALPEPEEAVPSSTADA, from the coding sequence ATGAGTGAAGACGCTGCGTCGAAGTCCGTTCGGGTTCAAATTTTGGGGCGAGAATACGCACTCCGTGTCTCGGCCGAAGATGAGGAGCACACCCACCGCGTGGCGCGCGTGGTGCACGAGCGCATGAAAGCCTTTCGCGCGGCGCATCCCGAGCAGGACGAGCTCACCACCGCCGTCATTACAGCCCTCGGACTGGCCGATGAGCTCCACACGGTCAACGAACAGCGCGATCAGGAAGCGGAGCAAGCGGCCGCCGCGTTGCACAAGCTGACGGAGCAACTCGCGGAAGCCGTTGCCGATGCAGCGCTTCCGGAACCAGAAGAGGCCGTCCCATCGTCCACTGCGGATGCATAG
- a CDS encoding AAA family ATPase — MATSTSSPPAEWYEAQWTALCNVLGTDDPSEVVPRVRTLHEQMQRLDEQNSRGEGLVTVSEVEDVFQQMNQRLERLRDRNRTLVEQLEHGGGADRKEAVFRALHDETEALLDALGVASIDEARNRVQSLTNHLERLYREKEKLVNAGYESVDALLDDLHKAEVRAEKYKKLKREKQKLKQTKRTATGSIRPDTAVLQAATALRRVLGIDTVGEAQAVVHTLESIEQQLRKLLPADAAPEDMPSDAGEAENARKAPDLITRIEAYATALHESDPVRVLPKKLRNLLGIESVPDAQQLADMIRGMAEEIDTLKEQHAALDATGFEVPEIIDHLQALRGARSPADRHLPATEAASMRLLINTLETQLDALQDQQRILIEHGLQNAETAVQRVEQLEHDRKQLAEHLAQVMETLQAPPPPPTDPAPPADPAPTPHRTPPVVPSDVLARLDADGCDVVNDLTVGAFCLDDAGVVQCANAMALEVPGITASDPASVVGKPFFDALAPAARTPLFYGRFATGVAQEALDTAFLYTFTAAGYTPRAFAVHMYRASTGTWLLLRPLTAP; from the coding sequence ATGGCTACTTCAACGTCTTCACCGCCGGCCGAATGGTACGAAGCGCAGTGGACGGCGCTGTGCAATGTGCTGGGAACGGACGACCCGTCGGAAGTGGTGCCGCGTGTGCGCACGCTGCATGAGCAAATGCAACGGCTCGACGAGCAAAACAGCCGGGGCGAAGGGCTCGTGACGGTGAGCGAGGTCGAGGATGTGTTTCAGCAGATGAACCAGCGGCTGGAGCGCCTGCGCGACCGCAACCGTACGTTGGTCGAGCAGCTGGAACACGGCGGGGGCGCCGATCGCAAGGAGGCGGTCTTCCGGGCCCTGCACGACGAAACCGAGGCCCTGCTGGATGCCCTGGGCGTAGCGTCGATTGACGAGGCCCGCAACCGCGTGCAGTCGCTGACCAACCACCTGGAGCGGCTGTACCGCGAGAAAGAGAAGCTGGTGAACGCCGGCTACGAATCGGTAGACGCGCTGCTCGACGACCTGCACAAGGCCGAGGTACGCGCAGAGAAATACAAAAAGCTGAAGCGCGAGAAGCAAAAGCTGAAGCAGACCAAGCGCACGGCCACAGGCAGCATTCGACCCGATACCGCCGTGCTGCAGGCGGCTACGGCGCTGCGCCGGGTGCTGGGCATCGACACGGTGGGCGAGGCGCAGGCCGTGGTGCACACCCTGGAATCCATCGAGCAACAGCTGCGCAAGCTGCTGCCGGCCGATGCGGCCCCTGAGGATATGCCTTCTGATGCCGGCGAAGCCGAGAATGCGCGGAAGGCGCCCGACCTCATCACGCGCATCGAGGCGTACGCCACCGCCCTGCACGAGTCCGACCCGGTGCGCGTGTTGCCCAAGAAGCTGCGGAATTTATTGGGCATCGAGTCGGTGCCCGACGCGCAACAACTGGCCGATATGATTCGGGGCATGGCCGAAGAAATCGACACGCTCAAAGAGCAACACGCTGCTCTCGACGCCACCGGCTTTGAGGTGCCGGAGATTATCGATCACCTGCAGGCCCTCCGCGGCGCGCGCTCGCCGGCCGACCGGCACCTGCCCGCCACCGAAGCCGCGAGCATGCGGCTGCTCATCAACACGCTGGAGACGCAGCTCGATGCGCTTCAAGACCAGCAGCGCATCCTGATTGAGCACGGCTTGCAGAACGCCGAGACGGCCGTGCAGCGCGTCGAACAGCTGGAGCACGACCGCAAGCAGCTGGCCGAGCATCTCGCGCAGGTGATGGAGACCTTGCAAGCCCCGCCCCCGCCGCCGACTGACCCCGCGCCCCCGGCCGATCCGGCCCCTACGCCGCACCGCACGCCGCCGGTGGTCCCGTCGGATGTTCTCGCGCGCCTCGACGCGGACGGCTGCGACGTGGTGAACGATTTGACGGTGGGCGCCTTCTGCCTCGACGATGCCGGCGTTGTGCAATGCGCCAACGCCATGGCCCTCGAGGTGCCGGGCATTACAGCGAGCGATCCGGCCTCCGTTGTAGGAAAGCCGTTCTTCGATGCCCTCGCACCGGCTGCGCGCACGCCGCTGTTCTACGGGCGCTTCGCAACCGGCGTAGCCCAAGAAGCCCTCGACACCGCGTTTCTTTACACGTTTACAGCCGCCGGATACACGCCGCGGGCGTTCGCCGTTCATATGTATCGCGCATCTACCGGAACGTGGCTACTCCTGCGTCCCCTCACCGCCCCGTAA
- a CDS encoding TerC family protein: protein MEWIASPEAWIALGTLTILEIVLGIDNIVFISILSNKLPEDQQALARRVGLIAALVGRVALLLAVGWIMGLTKPLFALFEHAFSGRDLILVTGGLFLIGKSTHEIHGKLEGDDEHDTASAQATFASVVAQIFVLDVVFSLDSVITAVGMAKDIAVMIIAVTIAIGIMMLSAARISSFIDKHPTVKMLALSFLLLIGVTLMAEGFGTHVAKGYIYSAMGFSLLVEMLNLRVGRARKDKKEAPVHLHQPRLRKAVKRAMQESK from the coding sequence ATGGAGTGGATTGCCAGCCCGGAAGCCTGGATTGCCCTGGGCACGCTCACGATTTTGGAAATCGTGCTGGGCATCGACAATATCGTCTTCATCTCTATTCTCTCGAACAAGCTGCCGGAAGATCAGCAAGCCCTGGCCCGGCGCGTGGGACTCATCGCGGCGCTCGTGGGCCGCGTGGCGCTCCTCCTTGCCGTTGGGTGGATCATGGGCCTTACCAAGCCGCTGTTTGCGTTGTTTGAGCATGCCTTTTCGGGCCGCGACCTCATCCTGGTCACTGGCGGCCTGTTCCTGATTGGCAAAAGCACGCACGAGATTCACGGCAAGCTGGAGGGCGATGACGAGCACGACACAGCCTCTGCGCAGGCAACGTTTGCCAGCGTGGTGGCACAGATCTTTGTCCTCGATGTTGTGTTTTCGCTCGACTCAGTCATTACCGCTGTGGGCATGGCCAAGGACATTGCGGTCATGATTATCGCGGTCACCATTGCCATTGGCATCATGATGCTCTCCGCGGCACGCATCTCTTCATTTATCGATAAGCACCCCACGGTGAAGATGCTGGCCCTTAGCTTTTTGCTTCTCATTGGCGTCACGCTCATGGCGGAGGGCTTTGGCACGCATGTCGCCAAAGGGTACATCTATTCGGCGATGGGCTTCTCGCTGCTGGTTGAGATGCTGAACCTACGTGTGGGGCGCGCTCGCAAAGACAAGAAAGAAGCTCCGGTGCACTTGCACCAGCCGCGGCTGCGCAAAGCCGTTAAGCGCGCGATGCAGGAATCGAAGTAA
- a CDS encoding GIY-YIG nuclease family protein, with product MPEEPTHFVYMVRCADGTLYTGYTTDVARRVAEHNAGTGARYTRGRTPVTLVYSEAHATQSEAMQREYAIKQLQRSAKQALIASPTDA from the coding sequence ATGCCGGAGGAGCCTACACACTTTGTATACATGGTGCGCTGCGCCGACGGCACCCTGTACACGGGATACACCACGGATGTAGCGCGCCGCGTGGCCGAGCACAACGCCGGCACCGGCGCCCGCTACACCCGCGGCCGTACGCCGGTTACGCTCGTGTACAGCGAAGCCCACGCGACGCAGTCGGAGGCCATGCAGCGCGAATACGCCATCAAACAACTGCAGCGCAGCGCCAAACAGGCGCTCATCGCCTCCCCGACCGATGCTTAA
- a CDS encoding carbonic anhydrase family protein: MQLSTLRYLLFAFLFTLYVPVAAAQDPATARDLAAPLTAETQAALSPTEVIQLLKDGNQRFINGEALERDFMAQVRQTAEGQYPMAAILGCIDSRVPHEIVFDKGVGDVFSARVAGNFINTDILGSLEFATAIAGSKVIVVLGHTECGAVKGACDQVEMGNLTATLANLAPAIYSVEDVDGPRTSKNKDFVRAVAHENVNITVQNIVDRSPVIRGLVRDGKLIVIGAMHDVYTGKVTFFEDRMITAETLSQNS, translated from the coding sequence ATGCAACTGTCTACGCTGCGCTACCTTCTGTTCGCTTTCCTTTTCACCCTGTATGTACCGGTTGCGGCTGCGCAAGACCCCGCCACCGCGCGCGACCTCGCGGCACCGCTTACGGCCGAAACGCAGGCCGCGCTTTCCCCAACCGAAGTGATCCAGCTGCTTAAAGACGGCAACCAGCGGTTTATCAACGGCGAGGCCCTTGAGCGCGACTTCATGGCGCAGGTCCGCCAAACGGCGGAGGGGCAGTACCCCATGGCCGCCATCTTGGGATGTATTGACAGCCGCGTGCCCCACGAGATTGTGTTCGATAAGGGCGTGGGCGACGTGTTTTCGGCCCGCGTGGCGGGTAACTTCATCAATACCGACATCTTGGGCAGCCTGGAGTTTGCCACCGCCATTGCGGGTTCAAAGGTGATTGTGGTGCTAGGCCACACCGAGTGCGGCGCCGTAAAGGGCGCGTGCGACCAAGTGGAGATGGGCAACCTAACGGCCACCCTGGCCAACCTCGCACCGGCCATCTACTCGGTAGAGGATGTTGACGGGCCGCGCACATCGAAGAACAAGGACTTTGTGCGGGCTGTGGCCCACGAAAATGTGAACATCACCGTGCAGAACATCGTCGACCGCAGCCCGGTCATTCGCGGATTGGTGCGCGACGGGAAGCTCATCGTGATCGGCGCGATGCACGACGTGTACACCGGCAAGGTCACGTTTTTCGAGGACCGCATGATTACGGCCGAAACGCTTAGCCAAAACAGCTGA
- the prmC gene encoding peptide chain release factor N(5)-glutamine methyltransferase — MPTRRALLNEATQHLTAAACEQPRRTAVWLLADLLSLATARLLAFDDATVPPEQAARYRTWVRRRAAGEPLQHIVGHVSFCGLRIAVSPAVLIPRPETEEVVQAALARIDDRAAPRILDVGTGSGCIALACKHKRPDAQVTGVDVSASALAVARRNAARLDLSVALVEADARAASFPNVVPGGCDLLVSNPPYIPDAEAHTLDAVVRDYDPALALFAGDDPLTFYRCIAQHAATVLASGGWCVFETHADFATGVADVLRAHGFTGVAVQHDLGGRPRVAAGQRPQAPKRG, encoded by the coding sequence ATGCCTACGCGCCGCGCTCTGCTCAACGAAGCGACGCAGCACCTGACGGCGGCGGCGTGCGAACAGCCGCGCCGCACCGCCGTGTGGCTGCTTGCCGACCTGCTGTCGCTTGCTACGGCCCGCCTGCTGGCGTTCGACGACGCGACGGTGCCGCCCGAACAGGCGGCGCGCTATCGCACGTGGGTGCGCCGCCGCGCGGCCGGCGAGCCGCTGCAGCACATTGTGGGCCACGTGTCGTTTTGCGGACTCCGCATCGCGGTGTCGCCTGCGGTGCTCATCCCGCGGCCCGAGACCGAAGAGGTGGTGCAGGCCGCGCTTGCGCGAATAGACGATCGCGCCGCGCCCCGCATCTTGGATGTGGGCACCGGAAGCGGCTGCATCGCGCTGGCGTGCAAGCACAAGCGGCCCGATGCACAGGTGACGGGCGTAGACGTGAGCGCGTCGGCGCTGGCTGTGGCGCGCCGCAACGCCGCGCGGCTGGATCTATCGGTTGCGCTGGTGGAAGCCGACGCGCGGGCCGCTTCCTTTCCGAACGTGGTGCCGGGCGGGTGTGACCTGCTCGTCTCCAACCCGCCGTACATCCCGGATGCCGAGGCCCACACGCTCGATGCCGTGGTGCGCGATTACGACCCCGCCCTCGCCCTCTTTGCGGGCGACGACCCGCTGACGTTCTATCGTTGCATCGCGCAGCACGCGGCTACGGTCCTTGCGTCGGGTGGCTGGTGCGTGTTCGAAACCCATGCCGACTTCGCAACAGGCGTGGCGGATGTGCTGCGGGCGCACGGCTTCACCGGCGTCGCGGTGCAGCACGACCTGGGCGGGCGGCCGCGTGTTGCGGCGGGACAACGTCCGCAGGCGCCCAAGCGCGGGTGA
- a CDS encoding acylphosphatase: MAETAQRIKAHITGRVQGVGFRHFTTTTARRLGVTGWVRNEPDGSVRLVAEGPADDLQALVEAVHEGPPAARVDDVTSSRGAAEDAFSQFEVRHH, translated from the coding sequence ATGGCCGAGACCGCACAACGCATAAAGGCTCACATCACCGGACGCGTGCAAGGCGTCGGGTTTCGCCACTTTACGACCACCACCGCGCGCCGCCTGGGCGTAACCGGGTGGGTGCGTAACGAACCCGACGGCTCGGTGCGCCTCGTGGCCGAGGGGCCGGCGGACGACCTGCAGGCGCTTGTGGAGGCGGTGCACGAGGGCCCGCCCGCGGCCCGCGTCGATGACGTGACGTCGTCGCGCGGGGCGGCCGAAGATGCCTTCTCCCAATTCGAGGTGCGCCACCACTGA
- a CDS encoding sigma-54 interaction domain-containing protein yields the protein MDRASIQERFGIVGSSDAIKNVIDRARQVAQTDITVLLQGESGVGKELIAEVVHQLSTRRHEPMVIVNCGAIPEGLIESELFGAEKGAYTGAVQKREGYFEEADGGTIFLDEIGEMPMAAQVRLLRVLESGTFSRVGASQQITTDVRIVAATNKDLGEEVRRGNFRKDLYYRLSTVLIDIPPLRERREDIEPIFETFVHRFANEYNSPMKQLTDAARELLEGYHWPGNVRELRNVAEQCVVLLRGDTVSADDLRPLLRDVGAGASSRGLVRMDDDNQRRQNNEAHDFRERELLYRAILEMRMDLRDLKDQMGQLSSNIGVMVPRSVAEKSDFPARYDDFVIVPDAQNAPSSGSGTSGRRSDASADYDALVRDVVYEVEQDEPSAPAAPSDTGADAADEDDELPTLAEAELDLIRQALERFDGNRRKTAEALDISERTLYRKLKDIEDA from the coding sequence ATGGATCGCGCCTCTATTCAAGAACGCTTCGGCATCGTTGGCTCTTCGGATGCCATCAAAAACGTCATCGACCGCGCCCGCCAGGTTGCCCAAACCGATATCACCGTGCTCCTGCAGGGGGAAAGCGGGGTGGGCAAAGAGCTCATCGCCGAGGTGGTGCACCAGCTCTCAACGCGCCGCCACGAGCCGATGGTGATCGTGAACTGCGGGGCCATTCCGGAAGGCCTGATTGAGAGCGAACTTTTTGGTGCCGAGAAGGGCGCCTACACCGGGGCCGTCCAAAAACGCGAGGGCTACTTCGAAGAAGCGGACGGCGGCACCATCTTTCTGGACGAAATTGGCGAGATGCCCATGGCGGCGCAGGTGCGTTTGCTGCGCGTGCTGGAGTCGGGCACGTTTAGCCGGGTAGGCGCGTCGCAGCAAATCACAACCGACGTGCGCATCGTGGCCGCCACCAACAAAGACTTGGGGGAGGAAGTGCGCCGCGGCAATTTCCGAAAAGACCTGTACTATCGCCTCAGCACTGTGCTGATTGACATTCCGCCCCTCCGCGAGCGCCGAGAAGACATCGAGCCGATCTTTGAGACGTTCGTGCACCGCTTCGCCAACGAGTACAACTCGCCGATGAAGCAGCTCACCGACGCGGCCCGCGAGCTGCTCGAAGGCTATCATTGGCCCGGCAACGTGCGCGAGCTGCGCAACGTGGCCGAGCAGTGCGTGGTGCTGCTGCGCGGCGACACCGTCTCCGCCGACGACCTCCGCCCGCTCCTGCGCGATGTGGGCGCCGGGGCGTCCTCGCGGGGTCTGGTGCGCATGGACGACGACAACCAGCGCCGCCAAAACAACGAAGCCCACGACTTTCGTGAGCGCGAGCTGCTCTACCGCGCCATCCTGGAGATGCGCATGGACCTGCGCGACCTGAAGGATCAGATGGGCCAGCTCAGCTCAAACATCGGCGTAATGGTGCCCCGCAGCGTGGCCGAAAAGAGCGACTTCCCCGCCCGCTACGACGACTTCGTCATCGTGCCCGACGCGCAAAATGCCCCCAGCAGCGGCTCCGGAACCAGCGGGCGCCGCTCCGATGCGTCGGCCGATTATGATGCGCTTGTGCGCGACGTGGTGTATGAGGTGGAGCAGGACGAGCCCTCCGCCCCCGCGGCCCCGAGCGATACAGGCGCCGACGCGGCAGATGAAGACGACGAGCTTCCGACGCTGGCTGAAGCGGAGCTCGACTTGATCCGGCAGGCCCTGGAGCGCTTCGACGGCAACCGGCGCAAAACCGCCGAAGCGCTGGACATCAGCGAGCGCACGCTGTATCGCAAGCTCAAGGACATCGAGGACGCGTAA